The region TGCGACGTGTTCACCGTGTTGCCGGTGCCGGTGTCATTGATGTAGTAACGGTGCTGATCCGGCAATGTGCGGTAATAAGAGAAGTTATCGATACCTTTAAACGACAGGGTTGGCCCCAGTTCGTTGCCTTCTGCCGTGTGGTTATAAACCACATCGAGGATCACTTCGATACCGGCATCGTGAAACGCCCGCACCATATCGCGAAAGCCCTGAATGCCGCGCGGCCCGTAATAACGCGACGCCGGGGCGAAGAAACCAAGCGTGTTATAGCCCCAGAAGTTGCGCAGCCCCTTATCGAGCAAATGCTGGTCGTCCGGGAACCAGTGAACCGGCAGCAGTTCGACAGACGTAATACCGAGGCTTTTGATGTACTCAACCGAGGCCTTATGTCCCATCCCTTCAAACGTGCCGCGCAGTTCCGGCGGCAGCGCCGGATTAAGCTGGGTGAAGCCTTTCACATGGGTTTCGTAGAAAACCGTACGTGGCCAGGGAATATTCGGCCGTGCGCCGTCCTGCCAGTCGAACGCGTGGGGATCGATAACCCGGCACTTGGGCGTAAACGGCGCGCTGTCCTGGGTATCAAAGGTCAGATCTTTATCTTCATGGCCTAAATCATAAGCGTAATGGGCCGCGTTCCATTCGATATCCCCGACCAGTTCGCGGGCATAAGGGTCAATCAATAATTTATTCGGGTTAAACCGGTGGCCGTTTTCCGGCTCAAACGGGCCATGCACCCGGTAGCCGTATAACGCGCCGGGTTGCAGGCCTGGCACATAACCGTGCCAGATCTCGTGCGTGTTTTCCGGCAGATCAAACCGGGCGATCTCCTGCTTGCCATCGGGCGCGTATAAACAGAGCTCCACACGATGCGCATGCGCTGAAAAAAGGGCAAAGTTAACGCCCTCACCGTCGTAATTCGCACCGAGTTGCTGGCCGTGCCCCGCCGTAATGTAAAACTGTTTTCCGTCAGACATTGCTTCCCCTTGATCGCCTGTAAAGTCTCACCAGACATAACGATTGATGAACCGCACCCTTTTCTTCGCAATCATGCACTGACCAGTACCGCAAAGGTGAAACCGCCTATCGATCGCAGATTCACTTTGTCGGTGAGAAAAACCTCCTCTGAGCTGAGTATGTCCCGGTAACGCCGATTCGCCAGTTCCGCCGGCAGGGCAATATTGGCGCCCGCCAGGCTGCCGTCGATGGCATCGAACAGCAGACGCGGGGCGAGCACAATTAACGCATCCTGGTTTTCCACGCGCGCAAAGGCGATCAGGTGCTCCGCCTCTTCACCCGCAATGGTCAACGGCAGATAAGCGCCCCGGCGGAACAACGACGGCATCTGCTGGCGTAAATGCAGCAGCCGGTAGATGAAAAATTGCTTTAACTGCCCGCTCGACCAGCTCTCCTGCGAATGCGGATCGGCCTGCTCTTCGTCTACCAGCAGGCGCTCAAGCTCGGCGTAATCCGGCTCCAGCCGGTTATCCGGGTCGACCAGGCTGAAATTGAGCGCTTCGCTGCCCTGATAAATATCCGGTACGCCGGGTGCCGTCAGTTTGATCACCGTTTGCGTCAGGCTATTGACCAGCCCGGCGCGAATAAAGGGCTGTAGCGAGGCGGTAAAATCGGTTAAAAACTCGCGATTCTCCGGCGACAACAAATGACGCACGTAATCAAGCACCGCCTGTTCATAGGCGTCGTTAGTCTCGATCCAGTCAGTACGCTGTTTCGCTTCGCGCAGCGCTTTTTCAACAAACGCCACAAACCGCTCTTCCAGCGCACGCAAACCTTCCACGTCATCGGCTTGTAAGTTGACCGGCCAGACGCCCGCCAGCGCCTGATAGATCATCCACGCCACCATCGGTCGCGGGGCGTGTCCATCGTCCAGCAGTTGCACTTTGCTATGGTTCATCTGCCGCCAGCGCGCCACGCAATCGGCCCAGCGTTCGGGCGCTTCCGTCAGGGTATAGAGCCGCGCCCTGGCGTCTTCCCCGCGTTTGGTGTCATGGGTTGAGGTGCCGGAAAGCGCATCCGGCTGGCGCTCAAGCCGGGTTTGCATCTCTGCGTGGAAACGATCGAGCGAAAAGGTGCGCGGTAGTGGCTCCGCGCCGACTTCGTTAAGCGCCAGATCGACATGCTGGCGGAAAAAGAGCGTATCTTCGACGGATTTCGCCATCAGCGGGCCGGTAAGCTGCTGAAAGCGGGTACGAAAACGTGCCGCCGCACCGAGCGCGCTTTTCGCCACATCACCCACTAAAATGCGGCGCACAAAATCGAGCGCGGCAGCATCCGGCGCATACGGACTGCGCTGAACGCTCTCCACCACCTTGTTTAACAGCGCGGTGTCAGCCTCCGGTAGCCCCTGTTCCGTGCCATAGGTGCGATAAACCGGGAAAGCGATCAGCAGTTCGCGCAGCGCCTGGCGTACCGCGTCCTCCTGCGGCACCGGGATTTCCGCGTGACCAATAGTGAGCGCCAGCGACACCAGCACGCTGAATTCGCCGTTAAAGTTACGATCGACCATCAGCAGCTTGGCGTCGCGCAGCTCCTCGCGCATATTCACGCGCCGCCCGGCAACGTTGTCGTAGGCTTTGCGCAGGTTAGCGAGCTTGGCGTCATCGACCAGCACATCCGACAGCGCAGCGATAAATTCATACCCGGTGGTGCCGGACACCGGCCAGTCAGCCGGAAGATGCTCGCCTTTGCCGAGGATCTTCTCCACCGTGAGGTAACACTCAGGCCCCACCTTCTGGCGTAAGCGCGTCAGATAACCCTGCGGATCGGCCAGCCCGTCAACGTGATCGATTCGCAAACCGTCCACCGCGCCGCTGTGCACCAGTTCAAGGATCAGCTGGTGTGCATCATCAAATACCGCTTCATCTTCCACGCGCACGCCAACCAGGCCGGTGATTTCAAAAAAGCGCCGGTACGAGAGGTCATTCGCCGCATCGCGCCAGCTCATTAACCGCCAGGGCTGCTGCGCATGAATGTCAGCGATTAGCGTGTGATCGGTCTCGCCGATGAGTGCCTGCTCCCGCCCTTGCCAGCTCTCTGCCACCAGCGGATAAAAGTTGTCGTAATAGGCCAGCGCCGGTTCACCGGTCAGCGGATCGGCTTTGATCGCCAGCTCGCCGTTTGCAAGCACGGTGTCAAAATCATCACCGAGAAACGGCAGCGTCAGCCGCCGCGACCAGTCGATGTCGAAATGGTGGGCATATGGGCTTTTCTCGCCTTTGGCTATCACATCGCGCCACCAGGCGTTTTCCAGCGACGCGGCCATATGGTTTGGCACAATATCCAGAATCAGCCCCAGCCCGGCGTTTTTTAACGCACTCACCAGCCGGTCAAACCCGCCGCGCCCGCCAAGCGTCGGATCGATCTCATTGGCGTTAGTGACGTCATAACCGTGGGTGGAGCCACTGGCAGCGGTAAAAATGGGCGAAGCATAAAGGTGGCTGATACCGAGGTGTTTAAGATACGGAACCAGCGCCGCGGCGCGATCAAACGTCATTCCGTTACGAAACTGCAAGCGGTAAGTGGCGGTTGGCGTATTCACATTCCCTCTCCCAAAGCCAGACGAACAATGAACGCATTCGGCGGTAAGTCATCCTGCCCGCGCGGCCAGGCCACCAGCGTTTTGCCGGGTAGGTCCGGCAACGGTTGCGAGGCTTCGCCAATATTGAGCGCCAGCGATAATGTCCCCTGTGGGAAGTGCCAGCGGACCGCGATAAACCCCGGTGCGGTGCCGATCACTTCCCCATTTTGCCGCTGTGCATTTGTCAGCAGCGGCACCACATATTTCTGGCGCAGCGTCAGCCAGTCGCGGGTTTGCGTCAGCCAGCGCTGGCCGGTCTCCTGCTGCGTTTTCGCCCAGTCCAGTTGTGAACGGGTAAAGGTTTCAGGCGCGTTCGGATCGGGAACCGCTTCCCCCTCATGTCCCGCATGGCCCTGGAATTCGCGCGCGCGCCCTTCACGCACGGCGCGCGCCAGATCGCCGTGAAAATCGGTAAAGAACAGGAAAGGATTGGTTTCGCCATACTCTTCGCCCATAAACAGCAGCGGAATATGCGGGGAAAAGAGCAGCGCGCCGAGCAGCACGCGCGTTCTCTCCTCGCCCGCCAGCGTGATGAGCCGCTCGCCCTGCGCGCGGTTGCCGGTCTGATCGTGGTTCTGGATAAAATCGACAAACGCCACCGGCGGCTGGTTACGGCTGTCCACCCCGCGCGGTTCACCGGT is a window of Enterobacter sp. R4-368 DNA encoding:
- the treY gene encoding malto-oligosyltrehalose synthase, yielding MNTPTATYRLQFRNGMTFDRAAALVPYLKHLGISHLYASPIFTAASGSTHGYDVTNANEIDPTLGGRGGFDRLVSALKNAGLGLILDIVPNHMAASLENAWWRDVIAKGEKSPYAHHFDIDWSRRLTLPFLGDDFDTVLANGELAIKADPLTGEPALAYYDNFYPLVAESWQGREQALIGETDHTLIADIHAQQPWRLMSWRDAANDLSYRRFFEITGLVGVRVEDEAVFDDAHQLILELVHSGAVDGLRIDHVDGLADPQGYLTRLRQKVGPECYLTVEKILGKGEHLPADWPVSGTTGYEFIAALSDVLVDDAKLANLRKAYDNVAGRRVNMREELRDAKLLMVDRNFNGEFSVLVSLALTIGHAEIPVPQEDAVRQALRELLIAFPVYRTYGTEQGLPEADTALLNKVVESVQRSPYAPDAAALDFVRRILVGDVAKSALGAAARFRTRFQQLTGPLMAKSVEDTLFFRQHVDLALNEVGAEPLPRTFSLDRFHAEMQTRLERQPDALSGTSTHDTKRGEDARARLYTLTEAPERWADCVARWRQMNHSKVQLLDDGHAPRPMVAWMIYQALAGVWPVNLQADDVEGLRALEERFVAFVEKALREAKQRTDWIETNDAYEQAVLDYVRHLLSPENREFLTDFTASLQPFIRAGLVNSLTQTVIKLTAPGVPDIYQGSEALNFSLVDPDNRLEPDYAELERLLVDEEQADPHSQESWSSGQLKQFFIYRLLHLRQQMPSLFRRGAYLPLTIAGEEAEHLIAFARVENQDALIVLAPRLLFDAIDGSLAGANIALPAELANRRYRDILSSEEVFLTDKVNLRSIGGFTFAVLVSA